One window from the genome of Candidatus Culexarchaeum yellowstonense encodes:
- a CDS encoding BsuPI-related putative proteinase inhibitor, which produces MKYRLLVMILLVAGLLVAGSYAYVVQPIRKTITETGILDVKNASDLSIIHQSITENTPTNNIETYKQATNNIQQILTEPILLTIVVDGVEFAPGSTLRLTAQIQNTGLEDVLLEYFTGQLFEVIIRDEAGTPLYVHSDTGFHKYLLAAPLHLRLAPGESYSQLIEVKLIHTRGAEKGSPLPPGIYTLTVYLTAAVEKHPSKTINGLKAYTSVSTTITIKP; this is translated from the coding sequence ATGAAGTATAGGCTACTAGTAATGATTTTACTGGTGGCAGGGCTATTAGTTGCAGGAAGCTACGCATACGTAGTGCAGCCAATACGCAAGACTATAACTGAAACTGGAATATTAGACGTAAAAAACGCTTCCGATCTAAGTATAATACACCAGAGTATAACTGAAAACACGCCTACTAACAATATAGAAACCTATAAACAAGCTACAAACAACATTCAGCAAATACTCACTGAGCCAATATTACTAACAATAGTAGTAGACGGTGTAGAGTTCGCACCTGGCTCCACATTACGTCTCACAGCTCAGATCCAGAATACAGGCTTAGAAGATGTATTACTAGAATATTTTACTGGCCAACTATTCGAGGTTATAATTAGAGACGAGGCTGGAACACCTCTGTATGTACACAGCGATACAGGCTTCCATAAATATCTCCTAGCCGCTCCACTACATCTAAGATTGGCACCTGGCGAAAGCTACTCACAATTAATAGAAGTAAAACTGATCCATACTAGAGGAGCAGAGAAAGGTAGCCCATTACCCCCAGGTATCTATACGTTGACGGTTTACCTCACAGCGGCGGTGGAAAAACATCCATCTAAGACGATAAACGGACTCAAAGCCTATACATCGGTGTCAACCACTATCACGATAAAGCCTTAA